The nucleotide sequence cagctatgaggatgatcctcaggttccggacccagtccgtatagttgctgccatcgtctttcagcttggttttctctaggaacgcgttgaagttgaggactacgttggccatttaatctacaagacatattgtaaaatatttagactaatttcatgataattaagttcaactaatcaaattattaatgaactcccacttagattagacatccctccagtcatctaagtattacatgatccgagtttaactagaccgtgtccgatcatcacgtgagacggactagtcaacgtcggtgaacatcttcatgttgatcgtatcttctatatgactcatgctcgacctttcggtcttctgtgttccgaggccatgtctgtacatgctaggctcgtcaagttaacctaagtgtttgcatgtgtaaatctgtcttacacccgttgtatgtgaacgtctgaataaaacacccgatcatcacgtggtgttttgaaacagcaaactgtcgcaacggtgcacagttagggggaacacttcttgaatttattgtgagggatcatcttatttactaccgtcgttctaagtaaacaagatgcaaaacatgataaacatcacatgcaatcaaataataaacgtgacatgatatggccaatatcacatagctcctttgatctccatcttggggctccatgatcatcttgtcaccggttgacaccatgatctccatcatcatgatctccatcatcgtgtctccatgaagttgctcggcaactattacttctactactatggctaacgcatttagcaataaagtaaagtaatttacatggcgtttctcgatgacacgcaggtcataaaaagaataaagacaactcctatggctcctgccggttgtcatactcatcgacatgcaagtcgtgaatcctattacaatagcatgaacatctcatacatcacatatagatcattcatcattcatcacaactttggccatatcatatcacaaaccacttgctgcaaaaacaagttagacgtcctctaattgttgttgcaagttttacgtggctgaattagggttctagcaagaatgttttcttacctacgttaaagccacaacgtgatttgtcaacttctatttacccttcataaggaccctgttcatcgattctgctccaactaaagtgagagagacagacacccgccagccaccttatgcaactagtgcatgttagtcggtggaaccggtctcacgtaagcgtacgtgtaaggttggtccgggccgcttcatcccacaataccgctgaagcaagaaaggactagtaacggcaagaaatttgacaaatctacgcccacaacaaattgtgttctactcgcgcaagaagaactacgcatagacctagctcatgatgccactgttggggaacgttgcagaaaacaaaaattttcctactcatttcaccaagatcatctaggagttcatctagcaacgagtgattagatgcatctacatacctttgtagatcgtgcacggaagcgttcaaaagaacgatgatgatgtagtcgtactcgacgtgatccaaatcaccgatgaccagcgccgaacggacggcacctccgcgttcaacacacgtacgggacgggagacgtctcctccttcttgatccagcaaggggggaggagaggttgatgaagatccagcagcacgacggtgtggtggtggatgcagggcgtcacagcagcagggcttcgccgagactacgagggagagatgtaacggggggggggggatggaggcgccaggggctggtgtgaaatccctcctctccccccactatatataggggtgccaggggggcgccggccctagtagatgagatctactagggggggcggcggccaaggggaggtttccctccgccccaaggcacctaggggtgccttccatcacatggactcttccatggtggaaaccctaggcgcatgggcctataggggctggtgcccttggcccatctaggccaaggcgcaccccctacagcccatgtggccccccgggacaggtggccccatccggtggacccccgggacccttccggtggtcccggtacaataccgataaccccgaaacttgtcccgatgcccgaaatagcacttcctatatataattctttacctccggaccattccggaactcctcgtgacgtccgggatctcatccgggactccgaacaacattcaggtttctgcatatacatatcttcataaccctagcgtcaccgaaccttaagtgtgtagaccctacgggttcgggagacaagcagacatgaccgagacgactctccggtcaataaccaacagcgggatctggatacccatgttggctcccacatgctccacgatgatctcattggatgaaccacgatgtcgaggattcaatcaatcccgtacgctattccctttgtctatcgatatgttacttgcccgagattcgatcgtcggtatcccaataccttgttcaatctcgttaccggcaagtcactttacttgtaccgtaatgcatgatcccgtgaccagacacttggtcactctgagctcattatgatgatgcattaccgagtgggcccagtgatacctctccatcatacggagtgacaaatcccagtcttgatccatgtcacccaacagacactttcggagatacccgtagtcctcctttatagtcacccagttacattgtgacgtttggcatacccaaagcactcctacggtatccgggagttacacgatctcatggtctaaggaaaagatactttgacattggaaaactctagcaaacaaactatacgatcttgtgctatgtttaggattgggtcttgtccatcacatcattctcccaatgatgtgatctcgttatcaatgacatccagtgtccatagtcaggaaaccatgactatctgttgatcaacgagctagtcaactagaggctcactagggacatgttggtgtctgttattcacacatgtattacgatttccggataacacaattatagcatgaataaagacaattatcatgaacaagaaaatataataataatgcttttattattgcctctagggcatatttccaacagcatcaaaaccacaacgatgtttcgtcaagtgtgttgttttaaccttcaacaaggaccggccatagtcaaactcgattcaactaaagttggagaaacagacactcgccagccacttgtgtgcaatgCATGTtggtagaaccaatctcatgaacgcggtcatgtaatgtcggtccgggccgcttcatccaacaatactgccgaatcaaagtaagacattggtggtaagaagtatgactattatcgcccgcaactctttgtgttctactcgtgcatatcatctatgcatagacctagctctgatgccactgttgggaacgtagcatgcaattttaaaaaaaaatcctacaatcacacaagatctatctaggagatgcatctCAACGGGAGggtgagagtgtgtccatgtaacctcgtagaccgaaagaggaagtattttgttaatgtggttgatgtagtcgaacatcttcacgatccaactgatctagcaccgaacgtacggcacctccaagttcagcacacgttcagctcgatgacgttcctcaaactcttgatccagcagagagtcgagggagagtttcgtcatcacgatagcgtgatgatggtgttgatgatgtgatctgtgcagggcttcgcctaagcactacgatgatactatcagaggagtaaacggtggaggggggcaccgcacacggctaagacaatgttgtgcctttggggtgccccctgcccccgtatataaaggagagaggaggaggccggccaccaagggcgcgccaagggaggagggagtcctactaggattccactcctagtaggattccccccctcttttttccttcttacgaaggtggaaagggggaaggagagggagtaggagaaggaaagggggtggcgccccctttacctagtccaattcggcctcctcccttgtggggggcgtaCTAGCCCCTTGTAGGTtggttagcctccctcccatggcccatatggcccatgtcttccacgggggggggggggggtccggtaacccttctGATACTCCAGTTTGTAaacgatacactccggaacccttccagtgTCTGAATACCACCTTaaaatatatcagtctttacctctcgaccatttcaagactccttgtcatgtccgtgatctcatccgggactttggaCAAACTTCACTCATCAAAAACACATATCTCATAATACAAAtcctcatcgaacgttaagcgtgcggaccctacgggttcgagaactatgtagacatgaccgagacacatctctggtcaataaccaatagcggaatctggatgctcatattggctcctacatattctatgaagatctttatcggtcaaaccgcacaacaacatacgttgttccctttgtcatcggtatgttacttgcccgagattcgatcgtcagtatcatcatacctagttcaatctcattaccagcaagtctctttactcattctgtaatgcttcatcccgcaactaactcattaatctcATTGCTTgtgaggcttatagtgatgagcattaccgagagggcccagagatacctctccgatacacggagtgacaaatcctattctcgatctatgccaacccaacaaacaccttcggagacacctatagagcatctttataatcaccaagttacgttgtgacgtttgatagcacacaaggtgttcctctggtattcgagagttgcataatctcatagtcagaggaacatgtataagtcatgaagaaagcaatagcaataaaacttatcgatcattgtgctaagctaatggatgtgtcttgtccatcacatcattctctaatgatgtgaccccattcgtCAAATCACAACACATgcctatggccaggaaacataaccatctttgattaatgagctagtcaagtagaggcataatagggacactttgttttgtctatgtattcacacatgtactaagtttccggttaatacaattctatcatgaataataaacatttatcatgatataaggaaatataaataacaactttattattgcctctagggcatattccttcagACGGTTAGTGTTTAGTTCTTGTTTTCATTTGTattgatgaacaatgtgaaactatgtatgtatatatggatgaacTCCGTGAAACTATGTATGCATTGGATCGTTTAATACCCTATGTGTTCTGTTGCATTGATGGACTGCTAGATGTTTGATACCTGGGCTATGTTTGATGTTGAAAAACtatatatcatatatatcttttgaaaatgcagggatataacagaaaacagaaaaaacagcaacaatacaggcactttgccgtccgccgccgacGGCAAAGGGACCTTTGTCGTCTGCCGCCGACGgtaaagaagccacgtggcagcaacctacacaacctgggagctgacccatttggtcagtttgccgtTCATGGCAGACGACAAACGGCTGGGTCTGCTGACGCGTCTGCCAGCGTCACAAAGCAGACGACAAAGGGTTGTGCAGCTTTGTTGTCAGTTGACGGACGACAAAGGCTGCTATTAGCCACCTAATGTGGCTAACACATGGTTTGTGCCGTCcatgttctttgtcgtctgccacttaCGGTAAAggtcctttgtcgtccgctttgcgGAAGCAGGCGGCAAAGAACCTGTTTACTGTCACTCTCTTTGCCGGGCAAGTTTGCCGTCGGTGGCGGACAacaaagagctttgccgtccgcttttggtgcctttgtcgtctgccatggcggacgacgAATAAGTTGATTCCTGTAGTGGTTGATGGTGCTTGAGAATAATGACAATTGATCCAACACCATGCCTGGATCCAGGCGAACCAAGGGAGGAGAACGAGGATGAGAATGCTTATTTGAAGAAAGGAGTGAAGTTCCTAAGTTTGGCTGGGGTGAAGGTTTTGTTGTTTGACTATGCCATTCGAAACCATAGGCCATATTATGTTGAGCACTCCGCCAAAAAGTTGCGTTACACCATGAAGTGTGAGCAAGAAGGATGCCCATGGACAGTTCATGCAAGAAAGCTTGAAGAAACTAAAGAAAGGGTGTTAAAAGGTTGTGTAGCCACTCATAGGTGCAAACCAACATCAAAACGACTTCGTAAGACACACCGTCAGCTCACGTCTGAGTATCTCAGATACAAATTTATGAATGACATAGTCGTTGATCCCACTGTCAAAGTGAAGTTTCTCATGCGGATGGTCAAAAAGCAATTTGGTTATGAAGTCAAGTATGGGAAGACATGGAAGGCCAAGGCAAATGCTATTAGGATGTTGTATGGTGATTACGAAGAAGCATACAACCACCTCCCGAGGTTGTTGGCAACGATTGCACGTAGGAACCCGGGCATGCATTATGTGGTCGATGATATCGACAGTGTTCCACCGTGCCTTCTAGAGTTATGGGTAATGTGTGGCGGGCATTCGAGCATTGTCGTCCGGTCTTGTCTCTAGATGGCACCTTCTTGATCGACAGATACAAGGGCATACTAGTGGTAGTAGTCACGCACTCCTCCAACGACGATGTGTTTCCAGTGGCATTTTCAGCACCAAGACAACTGGGAATGGTTCATGGGTCATTGATGAGTccaatttatttgataattttacTAAGTATTTTGTGCCTACATGGTAGGATTTATAGAATTTTATCGTGTTCGCGCACCTCTTTTTGTTGATAATCTCTCAGGTAATGCCTTTTGGACCATTTAACAGAATATGGAAGAAACCCCCAGAATGGCGGTGGAATCACCTATTTGAACTGATAATCACCTACCATAAAAGGATCAAGCAGGAAGGTTAAAGAGGAAATCATCACCATGCTTCTAGAGCAAAAGATGGTGTTCCATGCAACTGCGCCCGCTCGCATGGGCGGCCGTATGAAGTGCCAACGCTGTCGCCAGATCGACTAATTCCACCCCATGAAATTAGAGCGGGGATCAGACGCTCAGAGAGACCAGGAACTCGTCCAGAAGGCAGAGCCCTAGCCTCTAGAGTTCATCCGGAGGAGGGACTGGCAAGGAGAAGAGCCGCATCTTCTTCCTCACGCCCGAGGGGCCTACAACATCATCACCActgacatcatcatcaccatcctcgccaccggcatcgtcatcctcatccagATCCTTACCATCGTAACATCAAGAACCCTAGTGGATCATCTTGTGTGTTATCCGAATCACCCATCCATGTTTGCCATCACCCTTGTCATGATGTTTGttgtctccatgtgtgagtagaccCCTAGTTCTCGGGGATATGGATGAACCTTGGTATGTGTAGGGTCCGAAACATTATTTTGGATATGAGATCCTCTGTTGAATGCTTAGTTTAATAACTTCATGAATGTTGTGAAGGGGTCCCACTCAGCATCTGTGCCTTATGGCCATGAAGTATACCACTATCGTTGTAAAGGTCTAGGATGTGAAGGTAATTCAAGGTGACAGTAAAAGCCTTTGCTCCTAACCTTTGCAATTGATAGGTAATTCGAGGTTCTCAATGGCCCGAGCATGATGCTCTTGTCGAACTCCTTGATTAATCTGTCATACCAAGGTCCATCAGGATCCGCCATCCGACCAAACAAATCATAACATGATCTATAAGTATATGAACAATATCAAACAATACAATTTGCTTCTCCATGTTATGCATTCCTTTTCCTATATGCACACATCATTCTCCTCAAAAATACGCACATCATCTTTCAATAAAAAAAGTCTAAAATAATATAGTGTCACATACAAccatatgcaaaatttcatcatatgcaaatacatactccctccgttactTGATGTcatgtgtatagatttttgagaaaaaaatccgaaatataaggtgtattgcgttgcaccacttGTCTAGATAatgtttttagggatttgattacatttccttatattaggGAAGCTCCTCTATTTTTTCATGTCAATTAGTtaggtgtaatctcgcccaaaacttgtgaagtTTTCCCTTcatgtgcgttctttaatttctgtgccaaaaactatacaccctacatTTATGAATGGAGGGGGTATCATCTAGAGTATCCAAACCAATCTCTCTAACAAATCATGTCACACACAACCATCAAATTTCATCATCTCTTTTGCAAAAAAAGTATGCCAACAATAGGACGATCTACATATGAAAAAAAGCAGAAATATAATTGCATACGTATtcaacaacccatcatctactatcTACAAATCATCTACACCATCTAAGAACCACACAAAAATTcctaaaacaaaaaaaaaatactcATCTAACATCATCCAATGTTGAATAATGCAACCAAAAGGAGATATTCTAACCAAAACAAattggaggaaatgggggagaataCCTCGAGGATGTTTGGGGGGCTCAGATCCATGAATTTGAGTGGAGGATGGAATAGATTAAGGGGTGATTTGGTGTGAGGGAGAGACCCTCTTTGCTTCGGGCGGTGCCAGGAAGGAGACGGGACTGGGTGGGTTGGGCCTGCGCGCGTTCGATTCAATTAGCAGGGCGAGACGCCAAGGTGCTTGGTGTTTGGACCTTTGCCACGCCGGCCGGTCAACGGGTCAGGTGCCACCCGTGTAAGCTGGACGCTAGGCCTGATAAAAAAAAATCAGATCTTTTTCTAAACAAGGCCAGTTCGGGATTTTGTTAGCATAAAAGGTTAGAACGGAAATCTTGTCCTTCCTGCACGCACGCAAGACTTGGGGCAACACGGTGGCACTGCTAGACCGTGGAATGACCTCATGCACGCATCTTTGATTCGTACGGACTCATACTGGTAGCATAGCAGTGATTATTGTTTAGATAAGAGCAGACTTATTCTTGATGATTTGTTGTAATATTTTGGTGAGTGCTATCGATGCAGCAGCTCCCCAAACTAAGCACATGAGCATATTTTCCCAGCATTTTGGAATTAAATAATCCCGAGTGAAGGAGAGAAGCGGGAAACTAGCTACTCAAAGTGGTGTGTACTAGTATTAGTGAGCCTTGAGTAATGTAGAGTATTTACGTACTAGCGCTGCCACAGTGCCATAAGTTGAAACACGCCATCTTTGGATCATGTCTTCCTGCGCCAAAATGATCTGAAAACGCTAGCACTGTTTCTTTCGCCATAAGAGCGAAACCAGTACCACTAATGGAAGTAGAGCCATTTGGCCCATCCCGCACCGGACATTGCCATGTGAACGAGCCCACATCTCGCAGAGAAAACTGAACTTCTCTAAAACGATGTCTTCTTGAGCCCAAAATGATCTGAAAACGCCAGTATTCCTTTCACCATAGAAGCAAAACCATCACTACACTAGTAATGGAAGCAGCGCCATTTGTTTATCAAAGCCTCAGCTCCCACTTGGCACTGCCATGTGAACGAGCTCGCATCTCGCTGAAAAAAAAACCATGGCCGGTCTTTAAAAGCAGCGCTCGAGTGCCAACTACAATGGCAGAGGCGCAGAGCAGggcagagaggagaggtggccggtAGCCGGTAGCCGGTAGTTAACCAGCACTAGCGCTCTGCTCCGGTTCTTCTCTCCCCTGCACACACACGGCGCACAGTTGTTCGCTCGCTCGCCCATGGCTGCCATCCTCCGCTGCTGCCTCCTGCTGGCCCTGGCTGGCCTGCTTCTCCGCAATGCCGCCGCCCTGCCGCACCACGGCCCCGCCAAGCACGACTACCGGGACGCCCTCACCAAGTCCATCCTCTTCTTCGAGGGCCAGAGGTCCGGCCGGCTGCCGCCGTCTCAGCGCGTGTCCTGGCGCCGGAGCTCCGGCCTCTCCGACGGCTCCTCCGTCAAGGCGAGCACCTCCGGCCCTTCTTGCTGCATTTCCTCTGCATTGCATGGCATTGTGTTCGATGGCTGACATGCTGGCTGGCTGTTTTCAGGTGGATTTGACCGGCGGGTACTACGACGCCGGCGACAACGTCAAGTTCGGGTTCCCGCTGGCGTTCAGCTCGACGATGCTGGCGTGGAGCGTGCTGGAGTTCGGCGGCATGATGAAGGGCGAGCTGCAGCACGCCCGGGACGCCGTCCGCTGGGGCGCCGACTACCTCCTCAAGGCCACCGCCCACCCCGACACCGTCTACGTCCAGGTCCGTCCCTCGTTCCGGCACTGTTGATTGATGCATGGGGCTGGTGTTCCTCGCCGCAAAGTACAAAGCCATGTGGACCGGACCACTCCTCAACTCACTGTGAGCGTGACCGACTGTCGCTAGGTTGGGGACGCGGGCAAGGACCACGCGTGCTGGGAGCGGCCGGAGGACATGGACACGCCGCGCACCGTGTACAAGGTCGACCCCAGCACCCCCGGCTCCGACGTCGCCGCCGAGAccgccgccgcgctcgccgcgGCCTCCCTCGTCTTCCGCAAGTCCGACCCGGCCTACTCCAGCCGCCTCGTCGCCAGGGCCAAGAGGGTACCACCCCACTGTCTACACACCACATCCACCGTTGCCTCTGCTGCATCTTTGTCAGCTGCTCTGTTCCGCGTAGGTGTTCGAGTTCGCTGACAAGCACAGGGGCGTGTACAGCGCCAAGCTCTCGTCCTACGTCTGCCCCTACTACTGCTCCTGCTCCGGATACCAGGTATTGGTCCCAGCTGCTGCACCACTATTGTCTTTTTTCTTGCTCTGCGCTGCTTTTCCTCCATTGGCTGGCTCCACAGACCTGTGAGCGAGCGAGCATGGGCGCCAGCGGCATGCATGCGCTCTGCCCTATGCTCGCCGTCGTCTCGTCTGCTTTTCCTCCCTCTCGTCTCGTGCCGTTTGTTTAATGGGCCCGATAAATGAATCGACACAGGACGAGCTGCTATGGGGCGCCGCATGGCTACACCGGGCGACCAAGAGCCCCGTCTACCTCAGCTACATCAAGGTGAACGGCCAGCTGCTCGGCGCCGACGAGCAGGACAACACCTTCGGGTGGGACAACAAGCACGCCGGCGCCCGGATCCTCCTCTCCAAGTCCTTCCTGGTGCAGAAGGTGGGCGCGCTGCAGGAGTACAAGTCCCACGCCGACAGCTTCATATGCTCCATGGTGCCCGGCACCCCCACCGACCAGACCACCTACACCCGGGGCGGCCTCCTCTTCAAGCTCAGCGACAGCAACATGCAGTACGTCACCTCCAGCTCCTTCCTCCTGCTCACCTACGCCAAGTACCTCGTCTCCGCCAAGAAGAGCGTCTCCTGTGGCGGCGTCGCCGTCACGCCCCAGCGCCTCCGCGCCATCGCCAGGCGCCAGGTCCGTCTCAGCTTCTTGCATTGCATTGCTTCTCCATCAatccatcatcgtcgtcgtcgtcgtcaacaGCAGAGCTGCAGAGCAGAGCAGATCATCATGCCGTTTGTTTCTCATTCCTGTAGGTTGACTACTTGCTGGGGAGCAACCCGATGGGCATGTCGTACATGGTGGGGTACGGCGCCAGGTACCCGAAGAAGCTCCACCACCGGGCCTCCTCGCTGCCGTCCGTGGCGGCGCACCCGGGGAAGATCGGGTGCTCGCAGGGGTTCACGGGGCTCTACTCCGGCGCGGCCAACCCGAACGTGCACGTCGGCGCCGTCGTGGGCGGGCCCAACCAGAACGACCAGTTCCCGGACCAGCGCAGCGACTACGAGCACTCGGAGCCGGCCACCTACATCAACGCGCCGCTCGTCGGAGCGCTCGCTTACCTCGCGCACTCCTCCGGCCAGCTCTAAAAATCTAGGGTCCCGAGATGAGATTCTTCGTTGCCTTGATTGTTCCGGTGATCTAATTGATTGCCGTGAAGTGATCCGGAGATCCCAGTGCAGTGCAAGCAAAACAAGGGCACGCACGCGCTAGTGGGTCTTGATTTATCCTTCCTACTACTTACTTACTACTTTAGGTGTTCCGTTGAGTACAAGTGCTGCTAAGTATGTACGCCCAACTGTGGTTCATGTATGTACTGCTGCCGTCGTTGTTGCAACTCGCAACTCATTGTGAAATCAAGTCTTTGTGTCATTCTGAAATCAACTGGCCGGTTGCGGTGTCTGTAATGTGCAGCTCTGTTTGATTTGGTCTGTTGCACTGTAAAGCATACACACACTAGAGGTTATCATCGTAAGACCGGTCAATGGCTACAAATCTCGCAGGTTTTAGGTGACATTGTACTCCTCTAATTAAAAATTGGTGACGCTTAACAGACGAGAGTAGCGCCCACCG is from Triticum aestivum cultivar Chinese Spring chromosome 1B, IWGSC CS RefSeq v2.1, whole genome shotgun sequence and encodes:
- the LOC543015 gene encoding endoglucanase 3, yielding MAAILRCCLLLALAGLLLRNAAALPHHGPAKHDYRDALTKSILFFEGQRSGRLPPSQRVSWRRSSGLSDGSSVKVDLTGGYYDAGDNVKFGFPLAFSSTMLAWSVLEFGGMMKGELQHARDAVRWGADYLLKATAHPDTVYVQVGDAGKDHACWERPEDMDTPRTVYKVDPSTPGSDVAAETAAALAAASLVFRKSDPAYSSRLVARAKRVFEFADKHRGVYSAKLSSYVCPYYCSCSGYQDELLWGAAWLHRATKSPVYLSYIKVNGQLLGADEQDNTFGWDNKHAGARILLSKSFLVQKVGALQEYKSHADSFICSMVPGTPTDQTTYTRGGLLFKLSDSNMQYVTSSSFLLLTYAKYLVSAKKSVSCGGVAVTPQRLRAIARRQVDYLLGSNPMGMSYMVGYGARYPKKLHHRASSLPSVAAHPGKIGCSQGFTGLYSGAANPNVHVGAVVGGPNQNDQFPDQRSDYEHSEPATYINAPLVGALAYLAHSSGQL